A region from the uncultured Draconibacterium sp. genome encodes:
- a CDS encoding SDR family oxidoreductase: MNFKMNKKNIAIAGATGYLGKYLVEELIDQRLNGIALARSPEKLNEYSAENLEKIKTDFTRPQSLQGVLKTVDTLISTVGITRQKDGLSYLDVDYQANINLLEEAQKAGVRKFIYVAVLNGQNMRELRICEAKERFVDRLKISGLEYTIIRPTGFFSDMKDFLEMAQRGSVYLFGKGDKKMNPIHGKDLAKVCFNAVNSNQTEVLVGGPEVFTHRQIAEMALKAAGKKPKIIRLPDFLRKAIIALARTFFTEKTFGPVEFFLTAMAFDMVAPKFGTHKLIHFFAVSAKNTRQHKNKKNELT, from the coding sequence ATGAATTTTAAGATGAACAAAAAGAATATTGCCATTGCCGGAGCAACCGGGTACCTCGGAAAATATTTGGTAGAAGAATTAATCGATCAAAGACTAAATGGTATAGCACTGGCACGCAGTCCTGAAAAACTGAACGAATATTCTGCTGAAAACCTGGAAAAGATTAAAACAGATTTTACCCGCCCCCAAAGCCTTCAAGGGGTTTTAAAAACTGTGGATACCCTAATTTCAACCGTAGGTATTACCCGCCAAAAAGACGGCCTTAGCTATCTTGATGTGGATTACCAGGCAAACATTAATTTACTTGAGGAAGCCCAAAAAGCAGGAGTCAGAAAATTTATATACGTAGCCGTATTAAACGGGCAAAACATGCGCGAGCTGAGAATTTGCGAAGCGAAAGAGCGTTTTGTGGATCGCTTGAAAATATCCGGATTAGAATACACGATTATTCGCCCAACAGGGTTTTTCTCGGACATGAAAGACTTTTTGGAAATGGCTCAACGCGGAAGCGTTTACCTGTTTGGCAAAGGCGACAAAAAAATGAATCCGATACACGGAAAAGACCTGGCAAAAGTGTGTTTTAATGCCGTTAACTCTAACCAAACGGAGGTGCTGGTTGGAGGTCCGGAAGTATTTACTCACCGCCAAATTGCAGAAATGGCATTGAAAGCAGCAGGCAAAAAACCCAAAATTATTCGCCTGCCCGATTTTCTGAGAAAAGCAATCATTGCACTTGCGCGCACCTTTTTTACCGAAAAAACATTCGGGCCTGTTGAATTCTTTTTAACCGCAATGGCCTTTGATATGGTAGCTCCAAAATTTGGCACGCATAAACTTATCCACTTCTTTGCTGTTTCAGCAAAGAACACGCGTCAACATAAAAACAAAAAAAATGAGCTTACCTGA